The DNA segment AATCCTCATTCTTAACAACACAAAACGCAAGGTCTTAGAGGCATTCAATAAAGGTTTATTGAATGAGAAATGGGAACGGTCCTAAGAAAATCCCCTGAGTTCTTTACCTTTTTAAAGAGTAATCTCCAATAGGCCTCCCAGTCCCGGTCTTGGCTGAGCACATCAGAATCCTCGTCCACTGTTCCCTGTTCATCGTATAATGTTCTCTGTTCTTTGTCACTCAGAACGGAGTAGACCTTTCCAAGGATCTGCGGGAAAGAGTACACTAAAATCACCCTTCCGCCTCTCACTGAAACCGCGCCGCGAGAAATAAAGATTAGAAAACGCCAGGCCGGGCTCGGCTCACTCTACCCCGGGAGAGGCAGGGCGGTCATAAGACGGAGGGAAGCCCGGGCGGCCGTGGATAGAGTCTAGCGCACCTGGAAGCGGCGGGTGGCGTCTTCTTTGTCGCCCTCGCCCACCCGATCCGGGTGCACCTGCAGGGACACCTTGTGATAGCCGCGTCGGATCTCCCCGTCTGAGGCCTCGCGCCGCACGCCCAATACTTGGTAAAGGTCGGCGGTGCCGAATAGTTCTTCGCACAGTTCCAGAAGCCCCATGGTCGGCAGCGGTGCGACGGGGGCGGCGGGCTCAGCGAAAACACCTGACCCAGCCACACTAAGTACAGCTCAAGAGCGCCTACCTTTTCCCGCGCAAAAAGCCCGAGGCGCTAGCGTCACAAGAGGCGCCGGAAGAGGCGGGGTCACGCCGCCGCACTTTACGGCCGTTGAGGGATGGGGGCGTGGCCAAACGGGACTGCCAGGATTGAGGCGGTGAGTCTCCCATCACCGCAATCTCCTTCCACAAGTTCTCTGAGCTCCGGACGTCCTCCCCTTAATCTGAAAACCTCATCCCTACCTTTTCCCCAATGTCCCAGCTCAGTTTATGCAACAGTGTAAAGGTTCATATTAGGTTGAACCTAGCGctgctttctttttgcctttttttccagtaaaaaacAGCGAAACATCAGCATTTGGCAATCTCATTTGGTTTAAATTTGGGGATCACAACAgattgtggaaaatccttaaaagagatgggaataccagacaaccttacctgcctcctgagaaacctgtatgggcttccctgtagctcagacggtgaagaatcggcctgcaatggagacctgggttcgataccccagtggagaagatccactggagacaggaatggcaacccactcctgtattcctgcttggataattccatggactgaacagaggggcctggcaggctacagtccatggggtggcagagtcagacacaaccgagcgattAACTACACTActacaagaagcaatagttagaaccagacgtggaacaatgggctggttccaaattgggaaaggagtcagtCAAgactgtaaattgtcacccttatttaactcacatgcagagtaaatcatgcgaaatgctgggctggatgtatcacaagctggaatcaggattgcagagagaaataccgaaaacctcagatatgtagataacaaCACCCTAATagcagaaggtgaagaactaaagagtctcttgatgagggtgaaagagtgaaaaagctggcttaaaactcaatgttcaaaaaaccaagatatgacatccagtcccatcacttcatggcaaatagggaaaaaacagaaacagtgactgactttttctttggctccaaaatcactgcagatggtgactgtagccatacaactaaaagacgcttgctccttggaagaaaagctatgacaaacctagacagtattaaaaaagctaagtgctgaagaattgatactttcaaactgtagtgctggagaagattccagagtcccttggacagcacagtgatcaaaccagtcaatcctaaaggaaattaaccctgaaaattcattggaaagactgatgctgaagcaccaataatttgaccacctgatgtgaagagccgactaattggaaaagaccccaatgctgagaAAGACGGAgggcatgaagagaaggggacaacaggatgagatggttggatggcatcattgactcaatagacatgagtttgagcaaactctgggagagagtgaagaataggcatgctacagtccatgaagtcgtcaagagttggacatgactgagtgactgaacaataagttGGGACTGCTAGGCAGGGACTTTCCCTTGAGCCCTGCAATTGTAAAAACCTACAttaaacaaaaagcacaaaatacCAGTCTTCTAAAAATTCTCTAATTGATAGTTCTAGATTTGACATTTATTACAGAATCATTTCCATTCACCTTCCAGTTCCTGAATCACCTTCCACTTTGGTGGAGATAACATGATCCAAACCCCCATCTTGATAAAAATATAAGCTTTAGCAACAAAGGCTTTCTAAAGTGCAGACGTGGGTTTGAGCTTGTTGGATTTGAGATGGTAGCAAGACAGACAGATGCAATCATCCAAGAATTGGTGAAAAATCTGGGCCTGGAAATCCAAAGCAAGAGGACTAGAGGAAACTTCGGAAATCAGGGAGAGGATGAGCTTACACAGAAGTTTCCATATGTGTGTCTTAAAGACAAGACAGACCAGGGCACAAAGTGAATACACAAATTAGCAGAAATTCATCAGCTCAAAATAATACCTATTTCACATCAGTTCCCTTCATTGGTCAATACTTTCCAGAATTAcattttcctctgctgctgctgctgctgctgctaagtcccttcagtcatgtctgactctgtgcgaccccacagagggcagcccactaggctcccccgtccgtgggattctccaggcaagaacactggagtgggttgccatttccttctccaatgcatgaaagtgaaaagtgaaagtgaagtcgctcagtcacgtccaactctttgtgaccccatggactgcagcctatcaggctcctccgtccatgggacttcccaggcaagagtactggagtggggtgccattgccttctccaacattctCCTCTACTCTACCAGTTAAAGTTTCTCCAAAGACTTCACTCTCCAGGGTAGACTGTTCTCCTTTAAACTTTGAAATGGTTTTcaaagcatttctttttcctaCCTTCAAGATCAAACTCCCATAAAGTCAGTTGCTCTCTGCCTGTCCTGCCTTTAAATCCTCCCCAAAGCAAGTGGAGGCCATCCAGTGACAACTCAGAGAGCCTTGATGACCTGAGTTTGAGGTGGCTGGCAATTATTCTCAGAATACAAAACTGAGAATAGGTTGGTACAACAATGGGGCTTTAGAATCTCCTCTATAAATCTCCCATATTTTAGTTTTACACCAGATTATGAAATTTATATTATTCAGTGTGACGACTAAAGCCATCTAACCCTGCTACAGTTATGGTGGAACAGATAACAGGCTTTTGGGAGACACAACCAGTCATTTATATTAACCATGATACCTCAACCTAATTTTGTCATTGACTTTTAAAGTGGACTTTTGAAAAGCCCTTTATCTTGACTCACTACCCCCACTACAGACATAACATGTTGGAAAGGGCTCTCCAGGTAGGAACACTGGGGTCTGACTGTTCTGCCCAATACTAAAACTGTGTGGCCTTGACCGAGTTTCTACttctgaacctcagcttccccACTGATAAACTGGAGACAATCCTACCTAATTTCATGATACCTTATAATTCTCACCAATAACCTTGCATGGAAGTTGTACATAGGTACTTTACTTTCTTCCagttattctttctttaaaaagtagattaTTAGAGCCTAAAAGCATGTAACAAACTACCTTTGTAAATTTGAAATTGTGTGTTGACAAGACAATGTAAATCTGCAATTACAAAAACAGTAAGTGAAGTAATTGTATTCTTGAGTTGGTGGGATGACCATAAATGATTAAAGAAGGAAATACTTGGAAAGGACACAGACATGCTGGTTGGGGACTTTGAAACAGGGAAATCTTGGAAGGTAGTAGGCTATAAAGTTGCCCAGGGGACCTAGAGTCCAACCTCCCCCACAGCCACTGTCTTTCCCCTCAAGAAGGCTGGAAGAATTAGTATCTATACCCAGCTTTATGTCGATCAAGATCAAACTTCTCCCAGGGCTCTGTTCAGATCAGGCCAGATGATCATGGATGActtaaaaaattccatttattgACCTCTAAATAATAAAACTAAGTGTTCTGCACAAGTATTTTAAGAGGACTTCAAGTTTGTTTCCACTGCTATGTTCACTGAAGTcagttctcttttgtttctgtagcCTCTGTATCTGTTTTCTGAGCCGCTAAGAGGACTTCTTGTGCCCGTTTCCGTCGCAGCCTCTCAGCATTTGTGATCACCATCGGGTGCAGAGGGAAAAAGCCAGAAAGACCTAAAAGTAACAGGATTTTCATTCATTATAACAatacaaactaatggttacctgGGAACTTAGTTTCACTTAATTGAAGTCTAGCAGAGATTTGATCCAAGATAAAGATTCAAAACAAATTCCTTACTTGCCAAAATGTTTTTACCTCTTCCCCCAGCTCCCTTCCTTCCATTTACTGCAAGGTCACAATGGATGTTGTCTACTTCTTAACACTATTTTCCTTACTTGAAAAAATGATCAACTGACAGTCATGCAAGACACACCATTCccatttttttttagcataaaatCTCAGTCATCCAAAAGGTCTCATGAAGTCTCTACAAAAGGAATCTCCAGATTTCAACGGGCAACTAGATCAATTTCAGTTCTCCCTCCAGTCCTGTTAGCCTGGAGATAGTGAAAATCATTCTTAATTCTCATCATCTTGGAAATGACTTCAATTTAAAATCCCCTCAAAGAGGTAAGCTTAGCTGAGTTACCCAGAAGCTTTTCCACAGGCTTTGAGAGGTGGGCTCCACAGCCAATCCAATGCCGGATCCGGTCCAGGTTGAGAGCAACGAGTTTCTCTCCATGACTGTTGGGCATTGGATCATAGGAGCCCAGCTGCTCTACGAAACGGCCATCCCTGGGACACTTGTTGTGAGCAGCCACGATGCGGTAGAAAGGCCTGTTGGTACAGCCACCGAGCGCAAGGCGGATGGTTAAGTGGCCTCCACGGTAGGCCTTGCAAAGGACAGTAGCTGTAGACAAATAAGTGGTTAAGACACAAGAATCGAGTGCACAAAAtgcagaaaatgaaatgagacaACCCCCTTCATCCACTGAAATGtccttactgctgctgcttagtcgctttagtcgtgtccaactctgtacgaccctatggactgcagccagccaggctcctctgtccatgggattctctaggcagactattggagtgggttgcctgtgccctccaccagggtatcttcccgatctagaaatcgaacccgggtctcctgcactgcaggcagattctttacctctgagccaccagggaagcccaaaatgtccTTCCTTTCAACCAATTCTTGTCAGTCTGCCTCAGAAACCCTTTCTTTGTGAAACTCCTCTTAAACACTCCAGCTATACCCAACGCACTCAACACAGGCCTGCTATTTACTGTCTCTGGAACAAGCTGAAGCCCAGctgcctcatctataaaatgaacgCCATTTATCTCATAGGAGTTCAGCGAAAACTTTAAAAGCGAACAAGAAAACCACTGAGGGCAGAATCAAACGTGTGCAGTTTCAGGTACGGACTGTCTCTAGCTCGTCTAGGAGAGCGCAGCTCCAGTCAGTCCACACGCCCTCTTATCCCCACGACCGCCCGGAAGGTCTCCCAAGGCCCCCAGCACTCACTGAGCTGGACCATGGCGCAGCCGGCGGGCCCCGGGGCCTGTGCGCCAGTTGCGACGCCTCGGAGCTTCTCGGAGCCGGAGCGAATCCGCTCTACGGCCTCCGGCTGCGCGGACAACCCACCAGAAGGCTCAACGCTGAAGAACCGCGGACTTCAACTCTCCGCCACTCCAGCCCAGGCACCTTGGTACCGGAGGCGGAATTGTCCACTCGCCCCGCCTCTTCCGGTCCCGTCCCTGCACTTCCGTAACACAACACGGAGAGCCTTAAGGGGTCTTAACTGCCACGAAGAAGGAGCGGTACAGAAGAATGCTCTGCGAGCCGAGCCCGGTGGGATCTCCGGCCCTCACTGCTCTGTGGGTCTCTGCCCGAGGGAGGAATACTGGGAGAATCCCGGAAAggggtgaagtgaaagtgttaatcactcagccgtgtccgactctttgcgaccctatgcatcgtagcccaccaggctcctgggtccatgggatttcccaggcaagaattctggagtgggttgccattccttcctcaaggggatcttcctgacccaggaatcaaacccgggtcttacGTATTGCGGCAGATTCTTTGAGACCGCTTTGAGACCAGCAGAGAAGGCCACCATCCATCCTTCCAGCAAATGTTTTCCGAGCACCAGTTAGGGCCTAGGCGCAGTGCCAGAGAACGCAAAGATGAAAGAGGGCTGTCCTTGCCCCTAGGCAGCTGACAGTCGTGGCGGGAGGTGGAGGGGCAGGCGGTTGTGGGCCGGCGGGGAGAGACGGTGAGGTTACATCAGAGTAACTAGGGGTGGTCAGTACACAGTCTTGGGGTGAGCAGAAGAGATGGTGAACCTAGTAATTCCTCAGGAAGACTTCATAAAGGAGGTAGCATTAGGGCTGAGACTAGAGAAGAACTATAAATGAATGTAGAGTTGATTTTATCCTGTGTTTACCAATGTGCCTCTCACTTCCCctcctgtttttccatgtccctCTTATTCTCTGTgtcctcctttaaaaaataaagacaggaagcctttatttttggttttgctgtGCACTGATCCAAGAGGACAAGGGTGAGGTATGGTTCCTTTGTCATTTCTAGCCCTAGAATAACGGCCTCAATTGTGAGGAATTTTATATCTATTAGAGAGTAATGGATCCTTCATGGAGCCCTTGTGATTTACATCCATGAAGATACTG comes from the Bos javanicus breed banteng chromosome 28, ARS-OSU_banteng_1.0, whole genome shotgun sequence genome and includes:
- the MRPS16 gene encoding small ribosomal subunit protein bS16m, translated to MVQLTTVLCKAYRGGHLTIRLALGGCTNRPFYRIVAAHNKCPRDGRFVEQLGSYDPMPNSHGEKLVALNLDRIRHWIGCGAHLSKPVEKLLGLSGFFPLHPMVITNAERLRRKRAQEVLLAAQKTDTEATETKEN